In Ignavibacteriales bacterium, the following proteins share a genomic window:
- a CDS encoding DUF4922 domain-containing protein: MIDKVLIPDSDLKPWLTGDDLGSKTKALLAHQKENWQLCANGYKSLDSVEVRSFEFDGFIIKVQFNPGRIISSSAKVDEKSIKERKCFLCFNNLPPEQRGILYRNNYLILCNPYPIFNEHFTLPNIEHLPQAIDDSFAELLSFSKELGKYYTVFYNGPKCGASAPDHLHFQAGNKFFMPIDKEYESIKSKLGNKIIEEENLAVYAVDKYLRRFISLESSSKEILVKAFETFYNIYEKISAPGEEPMMNILSTYESEKWKVIIFPRAKHRPSYYFAEGDENILLSPAGVDLGGTLITPLEKDFKKITKDQVIDIFRQVTVTTEFFEFIKKSLKAEITSTTSESVK; encoded by the coding sequence ATGATAGACAAAGTTTTAATTCCAGATTCTGATTTAAAACCCTGGTTAACAGGTGATGACCTTGGCAGTAAAACCAAAGCTCTTCTTGCACATCAGAAAGAGAACTGGCAGCTTTGTGCCAACGGTTATAAAAGTTTAGATAGTGTGGAAGTACGATCATTTGAGTTTGACGGATTTATTATTAAAGTACAGTTTAACCCGGGGCGGATCATTTCATCATCAGCAAAGGTTGATGAAAAATCCATTAAGGAAAGGAAGTGTTTCCTTTGTTTTAATAATTTACCACCAGAACAACGTGGAATACTTTACAGGAATAATTACCTTATTCTTTGTAATCCTTATCCAATCTTTAACGAGCATTTTACATTACCAAATATAGAACATCTGCCACAGGCAATTGATGATTCCTTTGCTGAGCTTTTAAGTTTTAGTAAAGAACTTGGTAAGTATTACACCGTTTTCTATAACGGACCCAAATGCGGTGCTTCTGCTCCGGATCATTTACATTTTCAGGCAGGTAATAAATTTTTTATGCCGATCGACAAAGAATATGAATCAATAAAAAGTAAACTTGGTAACAAGATTATTGAAGAAGAAAATCTTGCAGTTTACGCAGTTGATAAATATTTACGCCGGTTTATCTCTCTGGAATCGAGCAGCAAAGAAATCCTTGTAAAAGCCTTTGAAACATTTTACAATATTTACGAAAAGATTTCTGCTCCGGGTGAAGAACCGATGATGAACATTCTTTCTACTTACGAAAGTGAAAAATGGAAAGTCATTATATTCCCGCGCGCCAAACATCGTCCTTCTTATTACTTTGCAGAAGGTGATGAGAATATACTTCTTAGTCCCGCTGGGGTAGATTTGGGAGGCACCCTAATAACTCCGCTTGAAAAAGATTTTAAAAAGATAACCAAAGACCAGGTAATTGATATCTTCCGTCAGGTAACTGTTACTACAGAATTTTTTGAATTCATTAAAAAAAGCTTGAAGGCTGAAATTACTTCCACTACAAGTGAAAGTGTAAAATAA
- a CDS encoding porin family protein produces the protein MKKNIAFVFLLLIIVSSSLNAQLVRSYGFKIGGNLAKQDFNYASNLSIDLKTDNRFGLNVGAFIEFLDLPVASIIAEVDYTQKGMKYTSTVRTTEHPEGIGTTTVNNRIDYLSILLLGKVRYNLILFSPYLLAGPRVDIEINKNIDKNYDEVYKDFKKGNFGLTFGIGTEIIKMLLAEIRYNVDLTDAYSTANLKVKNQSIDFLVGIML, from the coding sequence ATGAAAAAGAACATTGCGTTTGTCTTCCTGCTTTTAATTATTGTTTCTTCTTCTTTGAACGCACAATTGGTAAGAAGCTATGGTTTTAAAATTGGCGGCAATCTTGCAAAGCAGGATTTTAATTATGCCTCAAATCTTTCAATTGATTTGAAAACAGATAACCGTTTTGGATTAAACGTTGGGGCTTTCATCGAGTTTCTTGATCTGCCGGTAGCAAGCATTATTGCAGAGGTTGATTACACACAGAAGGGGATGAAATATACATCTACTGTAAGAACCACCGAACATCCAGAAGGAATAGGAACAACGACTGTAAATAACAGAATTGATTATTTATCGATCCTCTTACTCGGCAAAGTAAGATATAACCTCATTCTTTTTTCTCCTTATTTACTTGCCGGACCAAGAGTAGATATTGAGATAAACAAAAATATTGATAAAAATTACGATGAAGTTTACAAAGATTTCAAGAAAGGAAATTTTGGATTAACATTTGGGATTGGAACAGAAATAATTAAAATGCTGCTTGCAGAAATCCGCTACAATGTTGATTTAACGGATGCATATTCCACTGCGAATCTGAAAGTTAAAAACCAATCAATTGATTTTTTGGTTGGTATAATGTTATAA